The following are from one region of the Halarcobacter sp. genome:
- a CDS encoding SPASM domain-containing protein: MTKFNNSKIFKKYICPNPFMYVELQENGNINTCCYINHKFGNINKENIKDIWNNNDFKELRRSILNGDFSYCDSSRCASMQKVLEKKLSNKSYQIPYELILKDEITDISSFKLEQNLPKIISFDDDQTCNLSCPSCRKTLIIETKEQSENKLTKEFQIIDECKNYLEEIWLCGAGDLFASRTYKKLLTTYDFLQIPNIKIRIDTNGVLFNEKAWNTTLKKVQNIINVIAISIDATNEKTYSLIRRGGNFNTLMDNLYFISSLKNKKEFIFIIRMIVQNDNFNQMADFIKLGKKLNVDQVVFSELQNWGTFSHEEYIEKAVHLEKNKNFLKLKKILQDPIFLDPVVNLGNLTSLFNKVNSEEK, from the coding sequence ATGACTAAATTTAATAATTCTAAAATATTTAAAAAATATATTTGCCCAAACCCCTTTATGTACGTAGAATTACAAGAAAATGGTAATATAAATACATGCTGTTATATAAACCATAAATTTGGAAACATTAATAAAGAAAATATTAAAGACATATGGAACAATAATGATTTCAAAGAGTTAAGACGTTCAATTTTAAATGGGGATTTTTCATATTGTGACAGTTCAAGATGTGCTTCAATGCAAAAAGTATTAGAAAAAAAATTATCTAACAAATCTTATCAAATACCATATGAATTAATTTTAAAAGACGAAATTACAGATATTTCATCTTTTAAACTAGAACAAAATTTACCTAAAATAATATCTTTTGATGATGATCAAACTTGTAATTTAAGTTGCCCCTCTTGCAGAAAAACTCTCATAATTGAGACAAAAGAACAAAGTGAAAATAAATTAACAAAAGAGTTTCAAATCATCGATGAATGTAAAAACTATTTAGAAGAAATTTGGTTGTGTGGAGCAGGAGATTTATTTGCATCAAGAACATATAAAAAGCTTCTCACTACATATGACTTTTTACAGATTCCAAATATTAAAATTCGTATTGATACAAATGGTGTTTTATTCAATGAAAAAGCATGGAATACAACACTTAAAAAAGTTCAAAATATAATTAATGTCATTGCAATTTCTATAGATGCAACTAATGAAAAAACTTACTCTCTAATACGAAGAGGTGGTAACTTTAATACTTTAATGGATAATCTTTATTTTATCTCTAGTTTAAAAAATAAAAAAGAATTTATTTTTATCATTAGAATGATTGTACAAAATGATAATTTTAATCAAATGGCTGATTTTATCAAATTAGGGAAAAAACTTAATGTAGACCAAGTTGTTTTTTCAGAACTTCAGAATTGGGGTACATTTTCTCATGAAGAATATATTGAAAAAGCAGTGCATTTAGAAAAAAATAAAAACTTTCTAAAACTAAAAAAAATATTACAAGACCCTATTTTTTTAGATCCTGTTGTAAACTTAGGAAACTTAACCAGCTTGTTCAATAAGGTAAATAGTGAAGAAAAATAA
- a CDS encoding DegT/DnrJ/EryC1/StrS family aminotransferase, giving the protein MIPVNTPLFKGNEKKYLNECIDTGWISSEGPFVKKFEEQMAKYINRKYATACSSGSAALDIAVKALELKKGDEVIIPTFTIISCAQSLVTNGIKPILIDSDFSTFNMKNEDIESKITSKTKAIMIVHIYGLSVDVDPILRIAKKYNLKIIEDAAQMHGQEYKGKKCGSFGDISIFSFYPNKNITTGEGGMVLTNSILLDERAKSLRNLCFTKERFIHNELGYNYRMTNMQAALGVAQLEQIDKIIEKKRWIGKSYHNLLKNIDDINLPIQNTEYCENIYWVNTITLKSNYKYNAKEIMKRLAEKGIGTRPFFYPIHKQPVFNNMGLFLEEKLINSENLYERGFYLPSGLSLTFKDLEEISNILKKVLK; this is encoded by the coding sequence ATGATACCAGTAAATACACCTTTATTTAAAGGTAATGAAAAAAAATATCTTAATGAATGTATTGATACAGGTTGGATTAGTTCAGAAGGCCCATTTGTAAAAAAATTCGAAGAACAAATGGCTAAATATATTAATAGGAAATATGCTACTGCGTGCTCAAGTGGAAGTGCAGCATTAGACATTGCAGTTAAAGCCTTAGAATTAAAGAAAGGTGATGAAGTTATTATCCCTACATTTACAATTATTTCTTGTGCTCAATCTCTTGTTACAAATGGTATAAAACCAATTTTGATTGATAGTGATTTTTCAACTTTCAATATGAAAAACGAGGATATTGAATCTAAAATCACATCAAAAACAAAAGCTATTATGATTGTTCATATCTATGGATTATCTGTTGATGTAGACCCTATATTAAGAATTGCAAAAAAATACAATCTTAAAATTATTGAAGATGCTGCACAAATGCATGGACAAGAATATAAAGGTAAAAAATGTGGTAGTTTTGGAGATATTAGTATATTTAGTTTTTATCCAAATAAAAATATCACTACTGGTGAAGGAGGAATGGTTTTAACCAATAGCATCTTATTAGATGAAAGAGCCAAAAGTTTAAGAAACCTTTGTTTTACAAAAGAAAGGTTTATACATAATGAACTTGGGTATAATTATAGAATGACAAATATGCAAGCAGCATTGGGAGTTGCACAATTAGAACAAATAGATAAAATTATTGAAAAAAAAAGATGGATAGGAAAAAGTTATCATAATTTATTAAAAAATATAGATGATATAAATCTACCAATACAAAATACCGAATATTGTGAAAATATTTATTGGGTAAATACAATTACATTAAAGAGTAATTATAAATATAATGCTAAAGAAATTATGAAAAGATTAGCAGAAAAAGGTATAGGTACAAGACCTTTCTTCTACCCTATTCATAAACAACCTGTTTTTAATAATATGGGTCTTTTTTTAGAAGAAAAGTTAATAAATAGTGAAAACTTATATGAAAGAGGATTCTATCTTCCAAGTGGACTTTCTCTTACTTTTAAAGATTTAGAAGAAATATCAAATATATTGAAAAAGGTTTTGAAATGA
- a CDS encoding phosphocholine cytidylyltransferase family protein, with the protein MRSIILAAGQGTRLMPLTKDKPKCMVKYNKKPIISYIIEAMKENGISDISIVTGYKKEVLEEYLKEEKITFFSNDIFDKTNMVYSLFKAKSYMTEDVIISYSDIIYNSDVLKKIINSNSDFSVVIDKEWEKLWSLRMDNILSDAETLKIESGKIKEIGKKTDNLDDIQAQYIGLIKISAKAIPKVLKFYESLETNILYDGQSVYNMYMTTFIQLIIDNLMEVNPIEIYGHWLEIDTIEDLNNYEEKEYNVT; encoded by the coding sequence ATGCGTTCTATTATATTAGCTGCAGGACAAGGTACAAGATTAATGCCATTAACAAAAGACAAACCAAAGTGCATGGTAAAATATAATAAAAAGCCTATCATTTCTTATATAATTGAAGCAATGAAAGAAAATGGTATTTCAGATATCTCTATTGTAACTGGTTATAAAAAAGAAGTCTTAGAGGAATATCTAAAAGAAGAAAAAATTACATTCTTTAGTAATGATATCTTTGACAAAACTAATATGGTATATAGTCTATTTAAAGCAAAAAGTTATATGACAGAGGATGTCATTATTTCGTATTCAGATATAATATATAATAGTGATGTTTTAAAAAAAATCATTAATAGTAATAGTGATTTTTCTGTAGTTATAGATAAAGAATGGGAAAAGCTATGGTCATTGAGAATGGATAATATTTTAAGTGATGCTGAAACCTTAAAAATTGAATCTGGTAAGATCAAAGAGATAGGCAAGAAAACTGATAATTTGGATGATATTCAAGCTCAATATATTGGACTTATAAAAATATCAGCAAAAGCCATACCAAAAGTTTTAAAATTTTATGAATCATTAGAAACAAATATATTGTATGATGGACAATCAGTATATAATATGTATATGACTACTTTTATTCAACTAATTATTGACAATTTAATGGAAGTTAATCCTATTGAGATTTATGGACACTGGTTAGAAATTGATACTATAGAAGATTTAAATAATTATGAAGAAAAAGAATATAATGTTACTTAA
- a CDS encoding class I SAM-dependent methyltransferase, protein MKKIFRFTENSLYWDNRWENSGIDKNSFSNLNFYPIKQAEKILNDYKINEKILELGCGAGRVFFHYKNKGYKIKGIEYSKIAVKKIQCLLENKEDVIQGNVLDLPYEDSSFDYILAFGLFHNLEKMEDIETAFIETARVLKVNGKLVFSVRFDSLENNIIEGITKKRNKNKNFNKFHRWHFDLNTTKRILEKSNLLITNIEYSKNVSFLFKYNIFRAKEMKKENFLESTARSEGFKLNCIGQQIDKFLHTFFPKQFSNLLILSVKKK, encoded by the coding sequence ATGAAAAAAATTTTTAGATTTACAGAAAATAGTCTCTATTGGGACAATAGATGGGAAAATAGTGGAATAGATAAAAACTCTTTTAGTAACCTAAACTTTTATCCAATAAAGCAAGCAGAAAAAATTTTAAATGACTATAAAATTAATGAAAAGATTTTAGAATTAGGTTGTGGTGCAGGAAGAGTTTTTTTTCATTATAAAAATAAAGGTTACAAAATAAAAGGAATAGAATATAGTAAAATTGCTGTAAAAAAAATACAGTGTCTTTTAGAAAATAAAGAAGATGTAATTCAAGGAAATGTATTAGATTTACCATATGAAGATAGTAGTTTTGATTATATTTTAGCATTTGGGCTATTTCATAATCTTGAAAAAATGGAAGATATAGAAACAGCATTTATTGAAACAGCCCGAGTATTAAAAGTGAATGGGAAATTGGTATTTTCAGTAAGATTTGATTCTCTCGAAAATAATATAATTGAAGGAATCACAAAGAAAAGAAATAAAAACAAAAACTTTAACAAATTTCATAGATGGCATTTTGATTTAAACACTACAAAAAGGATTCTTGAGAAATCCAATTTATTGATAACCAATATTGAATATTCAAAAAATGTATCATTTTTATTTAAATACAATATTTTTAGAGCAAAAGAAATGAAAAAAGAAAACTTTTTAGAGTCTACTGCAAGAAGTGAAGGTTTTAAATTAAACTGTATAGGACAACAAATTGATAAATTTTTACATACTTTCTTTCCCAAACAATTTTCAAATTTATTAATACTAAGTGTCAAGAAAAAATGA
- a CDS encoding gamma-glutamyl-gamma-aminobutyrate hydrolase family protein (Members of this family of hydrolases with an active site Cys residue belong to MEROPS family C26.), which yields MKKIVVSQRLIQHDKYYEIRECLDIKYSKLIEKCGFLPIILPTEVNFKNYFNELKIDGIFLTGGNDLYIFNQSILSQKRDIFEYDLIKYAIDNNIPIYGICRGMQIIAKYFDSKLKLIPNHINSHHKIVVNKESKYFKYLKNIETTNSFHKYGIDILGKGLIISAKSNDGIIEAIEHEKYKIFAQMWHSERTKPFCKNELDIIKKFFTEEKN from the coding sequence ATGAAAAAAATCGTTGTTTCACAAAGATTAATACAACATGATAAGTATTATGAAATAAGAGAATGTCTTGACATAAAATATTCTAAACTTATTGAAAAATGTGGTTTTTTACCAATAATTTTACCTACAGAAGTAAATTTCAAAAATTACTTCAATGAACTTAAGATTGATGGAATTTTTTTAACAGGAGGAAATGATTTATATATTTTTAATCAAAGTATTTTATCCCAAAAAAGAGATATATTTGAATATGATTTAATTAAATATGCAATAGATAACAATATCCCTATTTATGGTATTTGTAGAGGGATGCAAATTATAGCAAAGTATTTTGATTCCAAACTAAAATTAATTCCTAATCATATTAATAGTCATCACAAAATTGTTGTTAATAAAGAATCCAAATATTTTAAATATTTAAAAAATATTGAAACTACTAATTCTTTTCACAAATATGGAATTGATATTTTAGGAAAAGGGTTAATTATATCTGCAAAAAGTAATGATGGTATAATTGAAGCTATTGAACATGAAAAATATAAAATTTTTGCCCAAATGTGGCATAGTGAAAGAACAAAACCATTTTGCAAAAATGAACTAGATATAATAAAAAAATTTTTTACAGAGGAAAAGAATTAA
- a CDS encoding CDP-alcohol phosphatidyltransferase family protein, whose protein sequence is MLLNQFHNKKVSEVFLLKLLYIFSSPLAQVFLLFNIKANTITTLSNISAMISYISIFYNFYFFFFFWSFSLILDICDGIVARATKTSSAAGSFYDHFSDFLKIMGLFLFIGIYYDTKIIWILVSLNLLVFSTVDYLDKVIHQKNALIKYNKINSVSSNNSFNLTIKIIIKINTFLNNLIIYRTFFIMHGQYNLILLPLAYNIYTAQYTLVLSFLICFWTITLLLIQIKELNNIMINNNIPWK, encoded by the coding sequence ATGTTACTTAATCAATTTCATAATAAAAAAGTTTCAGAAGTTTTTTTACTCAAACTTTTATATATTTTTAGCTCTCCATTGGCTCAAGTTTTTTTATTATTTAATATTAAAGCAAATACAATAACTACCTTATCAAATATTAGTGCAATGATATCATATATTTCTATTTTTTATAATTTTTATTTTTTCTTCTTTTTTTGGTCTTTTAGTCTTATTTTAGATATTTGTGATGGAATTGTAGCAAGAGCAACTAAAACATCAAGTGCTGCAGGAAGTTTTTATGATCATTTTTCAGATTTTTTAAAAATTATGGGTCTCTTTTTATTTATAGGAATATATTATGATACTAAAATAATATGGATACTAGTTTCTTTAAATCTTTTAGTTTTTTCTACAGTAGATTATCTAGATAAAGTTATACATCAAAAAAATGCTTTAATTAAATATAATAAAATTAATTCAGTTTCTTCAAATAATTCATTTAATCTCACGATAAAAATTATTATCAAAATTAATACATTTTTAAATAATTTAATTATATATAGAACATTTTTTATAATGCATGGACAATATAATTTAATTTTATTACCTCTTGCATATAATATTTATACTGCTCAGTATACATTAGTATTATCATTTTTAATTTGTTTTTGGACTATAACATTATTACTTATTCAAATAAAAGAACTAAATAATATTATGATTAATAACAATATACCATGGAAGTAA
- a CDS encoding class I SAM-dependent methyltransferase: protein MNSFGNIYSEYYDLLYKDKNYENEVEYLQKEIQTELQNTNSILELGCGTGRHAKLFSEKGYSVHGIDSSQDMLKIAKKNTNNNLSFTHADIKNLNLNKEFDVVLSLFHVLSYQNSKEELIKTFEVAKKHLKLGGIFIFDFWYGPAVLTNLPTPRLKKLQNKDIEITRIAEPVLHIEKNIVDVNYNIFIKNKNTQNLIEKKELHSMRYFFDPELEFICELVGFKLKNKYEWLTNKTPNINSWNVMWILKNE from the coding sequence ATGAATTCATTTGGAAATATTTACTCTGAATATTATGATTTACTCTATAAAGATAAAAATTATGAAAATGAAGTTGAATACTTACAAAAAGAAATTCAGACTGAATTACAAAATACAAATTCTATCCTTGAATTAGGTTGTGGAACGGGAAGACATGCAAAATTATTTTCTGAAAAGGGTTATTCTGTTCATGGCATAGATTCAAGTCAAGACATGTTAAAAATAGCAAAAAAAAATACTAATAATAATTTATCCTTTACTCATGCAGATATAAAAAATCTTAACTTAAACAAAGAATTCGATGTTGTATTATCTTTATTTCATGTACTTAGTTATCAAAATTCGAAAGAAGAACTTATTAAAACATTTGAAGTTGCAAAAAAACATTTAAAATTGGGTGGAATATTTATATTTGATTTTTGGTATGGTCCTGCTGTATTAACAAATCTACCTACGCCTCGGTTAAAAAAGTTACAAAATAAAGACATTGAAATAACAAGAATTGCTGAACCTGTTTTACATATAGAAAAAAATATTGTAGATGTTAATTATAATATTTTTATAAAAAATAAAAATACACAAAATTTAATTGAAAAAAAAGAACTTCATAGTATGAGATATTTTTTCGATCCAGAATTAGAATTTATTTGTGAGCTAGTAGGATTTAAATTAAAGAATAAATATGAATGGTTAACTAATAAAACCCCCAATATTAATAGTTGGAATGTTATGTGGATTTTAAAAAATGAATAA
- a CDS encoding formyltransferase family protein, producing the protein MNNISFIGTCNFRTYFYLQSLKNNNISLQNVIIYDYKNLDISKFLNKQISYKNHYINIYESLESLLDFYNAEIIKKNSINNMKEEIKKIKTDFFIFSGKSGEIVKEHILYCNKFLHIHPGKLPSYRGSTTIYYSLLNESKCFASAFFLDKKIDAGKIIKQMEFDIIDIDFDYLYDSFIRSYLLIDILINAETKTTEQVGKIKEYYIIHPVLKKLALIKKEKVLKNEKNF; encoded by the coding sequence ATGAATAATATATCTTTTATCGGCACTTGCAATTTTAGAACTTATTTTTACTTGCAATCATTAAAAAACAATAATATTTCTTTACAAAATGTTATTATTTATGACTATAAAAATTTAGATATATCAAAATTCTTAAATAAACAGATTTCATATAAAAATCATTATATCAATATATATGAATCATTAGAATCTTTATTAGATTTTTATAATGCAGAAATTATAAAAAAGAATTCTATAAATAACATGAAGGAAGAAATAAAAAAAATTAAAACAGATTTTTTTATATTTTCTGGGAAAAGTGGAGAAATTGTCAAAGAACATATTTTATATTGTAATAAGTTTTTACATATTCATCCAGGTAAGCTACCTTCATATAGAGGGAGTACTACCATATATTATTCTTTGTTAAACGAATCAAAATGCTTTGCAAGTGCTTTTTTTTTAGATAAAAAAATTGATGCAGGAAAGATTATAAAACAAATGGAATTTGATATTATTGATATTGACTTTGATTACTTGTATGATTCATTTATTAGAAGCTACTTATTAATAGATATTTTAATTAATGCAGAGACGAAAACAACAGAACAAGTAGGTAAAATAAAAGAATATTATATAATTCATCCAGTATTAAAAAAGTTGGCTCTAATAAAAAAAGAAAAAGTATTAAAAAATGAAAAAAATTTTTAG
- a CDS encoding glycoside hydrolase family 99-like domain-containing protein: MKKNNLKARVIAFYLPQFHPIPENNQWWGKGFTEWTNVGKAKPLYEGHKQPKVPADLGYYDLRLNESRIEQAELAKQYGIEAFCYWHYWFGKGKQLLEKPFKEVLKVKKPDISFCLGWANQTWSGVWHGSPNRILIEQTYPGLEDYKEHFYSLLDAFKDKRYMKINEKLVFLIYNPIDIPNALEFTNYWQTLAKKEGLKGFHFIAHFSKKTEKYGCQSCVEGAPFATMEAQELEVQKINNIQKPTVYSYKSLVQYSKNYKLGENEYPLVMPNWDNTPRCGSSGIVLDGSTPKLFKEIVDNAIEKITQKYSKDEEKIIFLKAWNEWAEGNYMEPDLEYGHQYLEVLLSSLLKDTNKRKQDYKILN; this comes from the coding sequence GTGAAGAAAAATAATTTAAAAGCCCGTGTAATAGCTTTTTATTTACCTCAGTTTCATCCTATTCCAGAAAATAATCAATGGTGGGGAAAAGGTTTTACAGAATGGACAAATGTAGGTAAAGCTAAACCTTTATATGAAGGTCATAAACAACCCAAAGTACCTGCCGACCTAGGATACTATGATTTACGATTAAATGAGTCAAGAATAGAACAAGCAGAACTAGCGAAACAATATGGAATTGAAGCTTTTTGCTACTGGCATTATTGGTTTGGAAAGGGCAAACAATTATTAGAAAAGCCTTTTAAAGAAGTATTAAAAGTCAAAAAACCAGATATATCATTTTGTTTAGGATGGGCAAATCAAACTTGGTCAGGTGTTTGGCATGGTTCTCCTAATCGTATATTAATAGAACAAACTTATCCAGGGTTAGAAGACTATAAAGAACATTTTTATTCTTTATTAGATGCATTTAAAGATAAACGATATATGAAAATAAATGAAAAATTAGTATTTCTTATTTATAACCCAATAGATATACCTAATGCATTAGAATTTACTAATTATTGGCAAACTCTTGCAAAAAAAGAAGGCTTAAAAGGTTTTCATTTTATAGCACATTTTTCAAAAAAAACTGAAAAATATGGTTGCCAAAGTTGTGTTGAGGGGGCACCATTTGCAACAATGGAAGCACAAGAATTAGAAGTTCAGAAAATAAATAATATTCAAAAGCCTACTGTTTATTCTTATAAATCACTTGTTCAATATTCAAAAAACTATAAATTAGGAGAAAATGAATACCCACTTGTAATGCCAAACTGGGACAATACTCCAAGATGTGGTTCTAGCGGTATAGTACTAGATGGTTCCACACCAAAATTATTTAAAGAAATTGTTGATAACGCTATAGAAAAAATTACTCAAAAGTATAGTAAAGATGAAGAAAAAATTATATTTTTAAAAGCATGGAATGAGTGGGCAGAAGGCAACTACATGGAACCTGATTTAGAATATGGTCATCAATATTTAGAAGTTTTATTAAGTTCTTTATTAAAAGATACAAATAAAAGAAAACAAGATTATAAGATTTTAAATTAG
- a CDS encoding PEP-utilizing enzyme: MINKSKAQMLFFLEKKVTKSKILPLLIFSADTNIELIVLKIKQHFKSKIIIRSSSLNEDTENNSNAGYYESILNINTNDDKSIKNALNKVISSYKDEPLNKNEILIQPMLKDVILSGVLFTCDINTLSPYYIINYDISENTSNVTSGKGKNIQTYIEYKFAKKIQRNNIVLDKLIEAVKELEILLNNSFLDIEFAYDGYEIYIFQVRSITKGNKKYISKQKLEKALYKLHKKIKKLNAPHPNLLGDKTLFGVMPDWNPAEIIGKKPKTLALTLYKELITDSTWAYQRDNYGYRNLRSHPLLISLLGVAYIDVRVSFNSFIPKTLNETIAKKLVNYYLQELEKNPHNHDKIEFEIIFSCIDFNTNNKLYDLLTKGFNIDEIADIKNSLTNLTNNIFTLYKKDLKKITKLEKKHSNIINSNLELIDKIYWLNEYCKRYGTLPFAGLARAGFIAMSFLKSFISQNIITSEEYNRFLNSLQTVAKDLSQDLSTMTKKDFLKKYGHLRPGTYDILSDRYDKKYDFYFESYRYEKNTQVTFNFNKSQLLLIDYHLKNNGLKISAESLIDFIKEAIEAREFAKFTFTKTLSQILVFIEELGGKFFINKNDICYLDYKEILNLYSSLWYEDVSTIFNHNINQNKDFFELTKAIKLPDLITCEQDIYNFLLTKNSPNFITLNVIESNIIKEEDIFNKKLENAIICIKSADPGYDFLFTKKIGGLITSYGGVNSHMAIRCSELNIPAVIGIGEDEYKKISNSKVVKIDCKCHMMRTIL; encoded by the coding sequence ATGATAAATAAATCAAAGGCTCAAATGCTTTTTTTCTTAGAGAAAAAAGTAACAAAATCAAAAATATTACCCTTATTAATATTTAGTGCAGATACAAATATTGAACTAATAGTTTTAAAAATCAAGCAACACTTTAAAAGTAAAATAATTATTCGATCTTCATCTTTAAATGAAGATACTGAAAATAATTCAAATGCAGGATATTATGAATCTATTCTAAATATAAATACAAATGATGATAAAAGTATAAAAAATGCTCTTAACAAAGTTATTTCTTCTTATAAAGATGAACCTCTTAATAAAAATGAAATTTTAATACAACCCATGTTAAAAGATGTCATTTTGAGTGGTGTTTTATTTACATGCGATATCAACACTTTAAGTCCCTACTATATTATAAATTATGATATTTCAGAAAATACAAGTAATGTTACAAGTGGTAAAGGTAAAAATATTCAAACATATATTGAATATAAATTTGCAAAAAAAATACAAAGAAATAATATTGTTCTTGATAAACTTATTGAAGCAGTTAAAGAATTAGAAATACTCTTAAATAATTCTTTCTTAGATATTGAATTTGCTTACGATGGATATGAAATCTATATTTTTCAAGTAAGATCAATTACGAAAGGGAATAAAAAATATATATCAAAACAAAAATTAGAAAAAGCACTATATAAGCTCCATAAAAAAATAAAAAAATTGAATGCTCCTCATCCAAATTTATTAGGAGACAAAACCTTATTTGGTGTTATGCCAGATTGGAATCCTGCAGAAATAATTGGGAAGAAACCGAAAACATTGGCATTGACTTTATATAAAGAATTAATAACTGATAGTACATGGGCATACCAAAGAGATAACTATGGATATAGAAACCTCAGATCTCACCCTTTATTAATATCTCTTTTAGGTGTAGCATATATTGATGTAAGGGTAAGTTTTAATTCTTTTATACCAAAAACACTTAATGAAACAATAGCAAAAAAATTAGTGAATTATTATTTGCAAGAACTTGAAAAAAATCCTCATAATCACGATAAAATAGAATTTGAAATAATATTTTCATGTATAGATTTCAATACAAATAATAAATTATATGACTTACTTACAAAAGGTTTCAATATAGATGAAATAGCTGATATTAAAAATTCTTTAACTAATTTAACTAACAATATATTCACTTTATACAAAAAAGATTTAAAAAAAATCACTAAATTAGAAAAAAAGCATTCAAATATTATTAATTCAAATTTAGAATTAATTGATAAAATTTATTGGTTAAATGAATACTGTAAAAGATATGGAACATTACCTTTTGCAGGATTAGCTAGAGCAGGATTTATAGCTATGTCCTTTCTAAAATCTTTTATTTCACAAAACATTATAACATCAGAAGAATACAATAGATTTTTAAATTCTTTACAAACAGTAGCAAAAGATCTTAGCCAAGATTTATCAACAATGACTAAAAAAGATTTTTTAAAAAAATATGGTCATTTAAGACCTGGCACATATGATATCTTGTCAGATAGATATGATAAAAAATATGATTTTTATTTTGAATCGTACAGATACGAAAAGAATACTCAAGTTACCTTTAATTTTAATAAATCTCAACTATTATTAATTGATTACCATTTAAAAAATAATGGTCTTAAAATATCTGCTGAATCTTTAATTGACTTTATAAAAGAAGCTATTGAAGCAAGAGAGTTTGCAAAATTTACTTTTACAAAAACTCTAAGTCAAATTTTAGTTTTTATAGAGGAACTAGGAGGGAAATTTTTTATTAACAAAAATGATATATGTTATTTAGACTATAAAGAAATCCTTAACCTCTATTCTTCTCTATGGTATGAAGATGTCAGTACAATTTTCAATCATAATATTAATCAAAATAAAGATTTTTTTGAATTAACAAAAGCTATAAAATTACCAGATTTAATTACTTGTGAACAAGATATATATAATTTCTTATTAACGAAGAACTCACCAAATTTTATCACTCTAAATGTAATAGAATCTAACATTATTAAAGAAGAAGATATTTTTAATAAAAAATTAGAAAATGCAATTATTTGTATAAAAAGTGCAGATCCAGGATATGACTTTCTTTTTACAAAAAAAATAGGTGGATTAATTACAAGTTATGGAGGAGTAAACTCTCATATGGCAATACGTTGTTCAGAATTAAATATTCCTGCAGTAATAGGTATAGGAGAAGATGAATATAAAAAAATTTCTAATTCAAAAGTTGTAAAAATTGATTGTAAATGTCATATGATGAGGACAATATTATGA